The following is a genomic window from Proteiniborus sp. DW1.
TGTGGAGAATTGAATATGAGAGCCAATATAGAGAGATTTTTAATCATTAATCTTGGTATTTTAATAATGGCATCAGGCTTATATTATTTTTTAATTCCTGCAAATCTGGCTACAGGTGGTGTAACAGGGCTAGCTATGGTTGTAAATAAAATATTTCCTTTTATATCAATAGGTATAATAATGATAATTTCAAATTTTATCCTATTTGCCTTAGCTTTTTTACTAATAGGAAAGGATTTTGGTGGATATACCATATATTCAAGCTTTCTTTTGTCAGGGGTCATCTATATATTTGAAATTATAACTCCCTTACATGAGCCAATAATAAAAGATATAATGCTGAATTTGATATATGGTATCCTTATACAAGGAATAGGAATGGGAATGGTTTTTTATCGAAACTCTTCTACTGGAGGAACTGATATTGCAGCAAAAATATTGAATAAATTCTTTCATGTAGATATAGGCAAGGCATTGTTCCTAGCAGACTTTTTAATTGTATTTTTTGCAGGGCTAGCATTTGGAATTGAAATGGGGCTATATGCTTTATTAGGAATTTTAGCTAATACTTATATAATAGACAAAGTAATAGCTGGATTTAATACAAAGATGAACATAATGATAATTAGTGAAAAAAGTGAAGCTATAAATCAATATATAATTCATGAAATAAATAGGGGAACGACACTGTATGTTGGAGACGGAGGTTTCTCAAAGAACAGAAAGACTATAATAAATACTGTGGTTGATAAAAAGCAATATGTAAAAATTAGAAACTATGTTAAAGTTACTGATCCAAGCGCCTTTATAACAGTTGGCTTTGTGCATGAAGTATTAGGAGAAGGGTTTAACCTTAGCTTATAATATAAATTATTTTGAAGCCAATGATATTTTTAGTCTATCCATTGACCTCTATATATAGTGTGTGTTAAGATTAATATACTATATATAGGGCGATATGGATATTATATTATAAATAACACTATTATTCATATGCAGAAAAATATACTAGTTTATATATAGTGCTAAGGAGGAAATTGAAATGATTACAAAAATAATAAAAAGAGATGGGCGTGAGGTTCCATTTAATATTGAAAAAATTGCAAATGCTATTTTTAAGGCTTCAAGCTCTGTAGGTATAAAAGACTACGATGCTGCATTTTTATTAGCAGAGAAGACAGTAGCCTGTATTGAAAAGGAAATGATGAATATAAACCCATCTGTTGAGATGGTACAAGATATAGTTGAGAGAGTTCTTATAGAAAATGGATGGGTCGAGACCGCTAAGGCGTACATACTTTATAGAGCAGAAAGAACAAGACTTAGAGAAATGAATACTAAAATCATGAAGATATATCAAGATCTAGTCTTTAAAGAGGCAGAAGATAATGATATAAAACGTGAAAATGCAAACATTGATGGAGATACAGCAATGGGAACCATGCTTAAGTTTGGTTCAGAGGGAGCAAAACAATTCTATAATATGTTTATTTTAAAGCCAGAATATTCGAAGAGTCATAAAGACGGAGACATACATATACATGATCTTGACTTTTTAACTCTTACGACAACATGCTGTCAAATTGACATTGAGAAGCTTTTTAAAAGTGGTTTTAGTACAGGACATGGACATTTAAGAGAACCCAATGATATTCAAAGCTATTCTGCTCTTGCTTGTATAGCAATACAATCAAATCAAAATGACCAGCATGGAGGTCAGAGTATCCCAAATTTTGACTATGGGATGGCTCATGGAGTTAGAAAGACTTATAAAAAGCATTATATAAAAAACTTGTCCAATGCTATAGAATTACTTACAGATAATAGAGAAACAGAGCTCATAGTAGAAAACATAATAGAATCAATGGATAAGAAGTATAATCTTATACCTAGTTTAAAAATGGAGGAAGAATACACTCGAATAGAAGAGAAACTGCTATTTGATTATTTCAAAGATGCAGATTTAGTTAGAAAGGCACAGGCATATGCTAGAAATAAAGCATATGCACAAACAGACAGGAGTACATTCCAAGCCATGGAGGCATTCATACATAACTTAAATACTATGCATAGCAGGGCAGGTGCACAGGTACCTTTTAGCTCTATTAACTATGGCACGGATACTTCTTTGGAAGGAAGAATGGTAATAAAAAACTTACTTTTAGCCACAGAAGCAGGGCTTGGTAATGGTGAAACTCCAATATTCCCTATTCAAATATTTAAGGTGAAAGAAGGTATAAACTATAATAATGGAGATGTAAACTACGATTTATTTAAGCTGGCATGCAGAGTAAGTGCTAAAAGGCTATTTCCTAATTTTTCCTTTATTGATGCTCCGTTTAATCTTAAGTACTATAAAAAAGGCAAACCTGAAACTGAAATAGCCTATATGGGTTGTAGAACAAGAGTAATTGCAAACGAATATGATTCATCAAGAGAAATAGTCTTTGGGAGGGGAAATCTAAGTTTTACGACTATTAATCTTCCTAGAATAGCATTAAAAAATAATAAGAGCATAGACGACTTTTTTAGAGAACTAGATGAAAAAATAGATTTAGTAATAAATCAGCTTTTGGATAGGTTTGAAATCCAAGCAGGAAAAAAGGTTAAGAACTTTCCTTTCTTAATGGGACAAGGTGTTTGGATTGATTCAGATAAACTTAGTTGGGATGATGAGGTTAGAGAAGTACTTAAGCATGGAACATTGACTGTAGGATTTATAGGATTGGCAGAATGTCTTAAAGCTTTGACAGGAAAGCATCATGGTGAATCAGAAGAAGCACAAGAGCTTGGGCTCAGTATTATTAGACATATGAGAAAGCGTATGGATGAAGCTTCAAATAAATATAAAATGAACTTTTCTCTTATTGCTACGCCAGCAGAAGGTACAGCTGGAAGGTTTGTGAATTTGGATAAAAGAATATTTGGAAGTATTGAGGGAGTTACAGACAGGGACTACTATACAAATAGTTTCCATGTGCCTGTTTATTATGAAACAACTGCATTTGACAAAATTAAAATAGAAGCTCCATATCATGAGCTTACAAATGCAGGGCATATAACATATGTTGAGTTGGATGGAGATCCTTCAGAGAATGTAACAGCGTTTGAAAAAATCATAAGAGCTATGAAGGAAAATGGTATAGGATACGGCTCTATAAATCATCCAGTGGACAGAGACCCTCTATGCGGCTATTCTGGAATAATAAAAAATCAATGTCCTGGATGCGGAAGAGAGGAAGGAAACGTAAAATTTGAAAGAATCCGAAGAATTACAGGCTATTTAGTAGGTACTTTAGACAGATTTAATGATGCAAAAAGAGCAGAAGAAAGAGAGAGAGTAAAGCATTTCTATATGAAGTAAGAAATATACTTTAAGGTAGTGGTTATCTATGTGTAATGGCATAAGGGTTGCAGGTATAGTTAAGGAATCAATTGTGGATGGTCCTGGAATACGCCTTGTAGTTTTTACTCAAGGCTGTAAGCATAACTGCTTAGGGTGTCACAACCCACATACTCATTCCTTTGAAGGAGGAGAGGTAGTTAATATTGAGAGCATTGTTAGTATGGTAAAAGAAAATCCTCTATTAGATGGAATAACATTAAGTGGCGGTGAGCCTTTCGAGCAAGCAAAAGCACTGTCTAAGTTAGCAAAAATCATTAAAGAATTAGGACTTAATGTAGTAACATACACAGGCTATACTTATGAATTCATAGTAAGCAGTTTCTCTGAACATACTGGTTGGGAGGAGCTATTAGAGAACACAGATATATTGATAGATGGTAGATTCGAAATTGAAAAAAGGAATCTGGCTTTAAAATTCAGAGGTTCTGAAAATCAGAGAATAATTGATATTAAGAGGACAATGCAAGAAGGAAAGATAATACAGGCATTAATTTAGATTAAATGATATAGGCTAAAAATCTATAATAAATTGAACTGATCTTTGTTAAGTAGACAATCAACTTGATTAAAATTTATGCGCACTAGGGGGCATGGTTTCTATACTCTAAAGGAACCATGCATTCTAATTTTTTTGTGCTCTCTCTTCATTGTAAAACTTAATATATTCAATTATTTTATCCCTTATGGTAGACAAATAATTTTTGTATGACCTTCTTTTACTGGGAAAAGATTGTTTATGAACAGTTTATATTAGATTAGAAATCTTAAATGTTAAATGTTTTCTACCATTGTCATGATGTAATAAGTAATAAAAAAAGCAGTTCATCAGACTACAAAGTCTGTTAGACTGCTTTTTTGCTTTAGTGAATTATCTTTTAATAATTCTTTGTGTAAATTAGACATAAGAAGGTGAATGGATAAAGTAAATGCATCTACTAAAACAATTGTTAAGTTAGCTGTATCTTGCGAAAGAATTTAGCTTAAACTATTTTTCAGCAAGGATGGCTTAGCAATATCTCTTTTGCTGGTACCTTGCTAATTCCCAGCTTTTCAAGGATATCGTATCCATAGAGAAATCCCTATGTGTCAAAAGGTGATTTGTCATTCAGTTTCTTTTTGGAATAAGAGTTGATATGTGGCATCATAAGAGAGATGTTATCTTGTGTGAGGTCATAGGTTGACAAAATATAGCAACTAATATATAATAAAAATGAAAATTAAATAACTTTTAAGGTGCTTCTTTAAAAAGAAGTTAAAAGGGAAAGAGGTGAAAATCCTCTACAGCCCCCGCTACTGTAAACAGGGATGAAATCTTCTATACCACTGGGAAACTGGGAAGGTGAAGAGAGTAAGTTGATCTGTTAGTCAGGAAACCTGCCTTAAAATGAGAAACTAGTACTTCGGAGGGAGGTATGATACGTTATGTTATGGTATAAAACTGACACATAGACTTCCTATGTGTTTTTTTGTTTGATTTTATGTAATCACTAATTTGGAGGAGATGTTTAATAATGAAGGAAAAAAAGCTAATGTTGCTAATGTTCATATTTTTAATGATTATAAGTCCAAATCTTTCATATGCAATGCATATAATGGAAGGATACTTATCTCCAGTTTGGGCTATTATTTGGACAGCTTTAGCAATTCCCTTTGTTATTAGGGGATTTTCTAGAGTTAATGGAATTTCCAAGGAAGATAGTAGCAAAAAACTGTTACTAGCACTAGTAGGGGCCTTTGTATTCGTGCTATCTGCTTTAAAAATTCCTTCTGTTACGGGAAGCTGTTCTCATCCTACAGGAGTAGGGTTAGGAGCAATATTGTTTGGACCAACAGTTATGAGTGCATTGGGCGTGATTGTATTATTGTTTCAAGCCCTATTATTGGCACATGGAGGAATAACGACCCTAGGTGCTAATACTTTTTCAATGGCAGTAATAGGACCATTGGTTTCGTATGGGATATTTAAGCTATTAAGAAAAAGTGGCGCAAATACTAGTATATCTGTGTTTTTGGCAGCAGCTCTTGGAGATTTAACAACTTACATAGTGACATCTATACAGCTGGCTGTGGCATATCCTGACCCAGCGGGAGGAATATTTGCATCTTTAGCAAAGTTTTTATCAATATTTGCATTAACTCAAATACCGCTTGCTATTGTAGAAGGGATATTATCAGTAATAGTATTCAATTTCATAGCAGAATATTACGGAAAGGAGGATGGATTAGTTGAAGGCATCCACTAAAAATATACTTTTATTGATTTTGACAGCTTTACTTGTCATTGCTCCTCTATTATTGAAAAGTGATGCAGAATTTGAAGGCGCAGATGGAATGGCAG
Proteins encoded in this region:
- a CDS encoding anaerobic ribonucleoside triphosphate reductase, whose product is MITKIIKRDGREVPFNIEKIANAIFKASSSVGIKDYDAAFLLAEKTVACIEKEMMNINPSVEMVQDIVERVLIENGWVETAKAYILYRAERTRLREMNTKIMKIYQDLVFKEAEDNDIKRENANIDGDTAMGTMLKFGSEGAKQFYNMFILKPEYSKSHKDGDIHIHDLDFLTLTTTCCQIDIEKLFKSGFSTGHGHLREPNDIQSYSALACIAIQSNQNDQHGGQSIPNFDYGMAHGVRKTYKKHYIKNLSNAIELLTDNRETELIVENIIESMDKKYNLIPSLKMEEEYTRIEEKLLFDYFKDADLVRKAQAYARNKAYAQTDRSTFQAMEAFIHNLNTMHSRAGAQVPFSSINYGTDTSLEGRMVIKNLLLATEAGLGNGETPIFPIQIFKVKEGINYNNGDVNYDLFKLACRVSAKRLFPNFSFIDAPFNLKYYKKGKPETEIAYMGCRTRVIANEYDSSREIVFGRGNLSFTTINLPRIALKNNKSIDDFFRELDEKIDLVINQLLDRFEIQAGKKVKNFPFLMGQGVWIDSDKLSWDDEVREVLKHGTLTVGFIGLAECLKALTGKHHGESEEAQELGLSIIRHMRKRMDEASNKYKMNFSLIATPAEGTAGRFVNLDKRIFGSIEGVTDRDYYTNSFHVPVYYETTAFDKIKIEAPYHELTNAGHITYVELDGDPSENVTAFEKIIRAMKENGIGYGSINHPVDRDPLCGYSGIIKNQCPGCGREEGNVKFERIRRITGYLVGTLDRFNDAKRAEERERVKHFYMK
- a CDS encoding energy-coupling factor ABC transporter permease; translation: MKEKKLMLLMFIFLMIISPNLSYAMHIMEGYLSPVWAIIWTALAIPFVIRGFSRVNGISKEDSSKKLLLALVGAFVFVLSALKIPSVTGSCSHPTGVGLGAILFGPTVMSALGVIVLLFQALLLAHGGITTLGANTFSMAVIGPLVSYGIFKLLRKSGANTSISVFLAAALGDLTTYIVTSIQLAVAYPDPAGGIFASLAKFLSIFALTQIPLAIVEGILSVIVFNFIAEYYGKEDGLVEGIH
- the nrdG gene encoding anaerobic ribonucleoside-triphosphate reductase activating protein, which gives rise to MCNGIRVAGIVKESIVDGPGIRLVVFTQGCKHNCLGCHNPHTHSFEGGEVVNIESIVSMVKENPLLDGITLSGGEPFEQAKALSKLAKIIKELGLNVVTYTGYTYEFIVSSFSEHTGWEELLENTDILIDGRFEIEKRNLALKFRGSENQRIIDIKRTMQEGKIIQALI
- a CDS encoding YitT family protein, with the translated sequence MRANIERFLIINLGILIMASGLYYFLIPANLATGGVTGLAMVVNKIFPFISIGIIMIISNFILFALAFLLIGKDFGGYTIYSSFLLSGVIYIFEIITPLHEPIIKDIMLNLIYGILIQGIGMGMVFYRNSSTGGTDIAAKILNKFFHVDIGKALFLADFLIVFFAGLAFGIEMGLYALLGILANTYIIDKVIAGFNTKMNIMIISEKSEAINQYIIHEINRGTTLYVGDGGFSKNRKTIINTVVDKKQYVKIRNYVKVTDPSAFITVGFVHEVLGEGFNLSL